The following are encoded in a window of Haliaeetus albicilla chromosome 1, bHalAlb1.1, whole genome shotgun sequence genomic DNA:
- the ATP10D gene encoding phospholipid-transporting ATPase VD isoform X2 — protein MADPIRWARYRWQRLISTEGREGSSSNSSNKCYQSSKTTGKHRIVIPCLGHFKEEYEKVSKLYMNNQIRTTKYTLLNFLPRNLFEQFHRVANLYFLFLVVLNWVPLVEAFQKEITMLPLVVVLTIIAVKDGLEDYSKYKMDKQINNLLTKVYSRKEKKYIDECWKNVNVGDFIRLSRNEIIPADMVLLYSSDLDGICYIETAGLDGETNLKQRQVVRGYSEQVSEIDPEKFSSRIECESPNNDLSRFQGFVEHSNKDRVGLSKENLLLRGCTVRNTEAVVGIVVYAGHETKAMLNNSGPHYKRSKLERKVNTDILWCVLLLILMCLTGAIGHGIWLSRYSEIPFFNIPEPDGKSIPPTLAGFNMFWTMIILLQVLIPVSLYVSIEIVKLGQIYLIQNDIDFYHEKTDSTIQCRALNIAEDLGQIQYIFSDKTGTLTENKMVFRRCSIAGQEYCHEENAKRLESYQEMDSEDEDSADHQCGSLTHRSKWRGHDCRAVNKPLNRRSLNQLSGSYPALVREDGEGDVPHSGHVAFSSPIETDVVPDTQLLEKFSQISSRSYQQSEEAGRKLSLETTYITDFFLALAICNTVVVSVPNQPRQKMRQSSLGRMPIKSLEEIRQMFQRLSVRRLSSSPLPSVKESSSESPNSFVSKLSIFRMKLASPALDGAAQRAAECHSTDSPEDSQVPQELDTVNVAAGCEHNSAVSSIELSPLPKLCYEAESPDEAALVHAARAYKCILQSRTPDQVTVDFAGLGSLTFQLLHILPFDSVRKRMSVVVRHPISNKVLVYTKGADSVMMDLLRTASEGTNNSEMEQKKIKERTQKHLDDYARRGLRTLCIAKKVMSDAEYAEWLNHHFLAETSIDNREALLLESAVRLETELTLLGATGIEDRLQEGVPDTIQALRKAGIKIWMLTGDKRETAVNIAYACKLLEPDDRIFTLKSQSRDACALVMSKILEGIQKNTSASKKTSRKLGSVSPSPSTRAPGFSAGLVIDGRTLEHVLHDSLQNIFLELTEKCRAVVCCQATPLQKSIVVRLVRNKLKAMTLAVGDGANDVSMIQVADTGVGISGQEGMQAVMASDFAISQFRHLKKLLLVHGHWCYTRLTNMVLYFFYKNVAYVNLLFWYQFFCGFSGTSMTDYWILILFNLLFTSVPPIVYGVLDKDVPAEILMQLPQLYMTSQKSVAYLPSPFWITLLDAFYQSLVCFFVPYFTYCGSDIDIFSFGNPINTAALFIILFHLLIECKSVTWIHTVVIVGSILLYFVFTLAFGATCKTHNPPSNPYWIMEKHMTDPVFYLVCLLTTCVALLPRYLLRVLQGTLFLSPVLRAKHLDRLTPKEQREAIKRWEDDCIVNCRVEFQATSGSSSSATGAVSEEESIASVLPTSKAPLQACSRHGLVEDTSFLPDIQDESGTTNGLNSEKNIFLNSAKETNSDTFGSNNSCAKVSMCASEEGSGAVSLAHKAGLNSVLCEEDALMHFTKSECCLKPKSSNC, from the exons ATGGCAGATCCCATCCGCTGGGCCCGATACCGTTGGCAGCGACTGATATCTACAGAGGGCAGAGAAGGTAGCAGCAGCAATTCAAGTAACAAGTGCTATCAGTCATCAAAAACTACTGGCAAACATAGGATAGTGATACCCTGTTTGGGACATTTTAAGGAAGAGTATGAAAAAGTATCAAAACTGTACATGAACAACCAAATACGGACTACTAAGTATACTTTATTGAATTTTTTACCACGGAATTTATTTGAACAATTTCACAG aGTTGCCAATTTGTATTTCCTATTTCTAGTTGTCCTCAATTGGGTTCCTCTGGTGGAAGCCTtccaaaaagaaattacaatgCTACCTCTAGTAGTGGTTCTGACAATTATTGCAGTGAAAGATGGTCTGGAAGATTACTCAAAGTACAAAATGGATAAACAGATAAACAACTTACTAACCAAAGTATATAGCAG gaaggagaagaaatacaTAGATGAATGCTGGAAAAATGTCAATGTTGGGGACTTCATCCGGCTTTCACGTAACGAAATAATTCCTGCTGACATGGTGCTGTTATATTCTAGTGACCTGGATGGGATCTGTTACATTGAAACAGCAGGCCTTGATGGAGAAACCAATCTAAAGCAGAGGCAGGTGGTGAGAGGATATTCAGAGCAG GTCTCTGAAATTGATCCAGAAAAATTTTCTAGTAGAATAGAGTGTGAAAGTCCTAACAATGACCTCAGTCGCTTCCAAGGCTTTGT cGAGCATTCAAACAAGGATCGAGTGGGCCTCAGCAAGGAGAACTTACTACTCCGAGGATGCACAGTGAGAAACACAGAAGCTGTTGTAGGCATAGTGGTATATGCAG GTCATGAAACCAAAGCCATGCTGAATAACAGCGGCCCGCATTACAAGCGCAGtaaattggaaagaaaagtgaaCACTGATATTCTTTGGTGTGTTCTGCTTCTAATTTTGATGTGTTTAACTGGTGCGATAG GCCATGGAATTTGGTTAAGTAGGTATTCggaaatacctttttttaacaTCCCTGAGCCAGATGGGAAATCGATTCCTCCAACATTAGCAGGGTTCAATATGTTCTGGACGATGATCATTTTATTACAG GTCTTGATCCCAGTTTCTCTCTATGTTTCGATTGAAATTGTCAAATTGGGACAAATTTATTTAATACAGAATGACATTGATTTTTACCATGAGAAAACAGACTCAACAATTCAGTGTCGAGCACTGAATATTGCTGAAGACCTTGGCCAGATTCAGTATATCTTCTCTGACAAGACTGGAACCCTCACTGAAAATAAGATGGTTTTTCGGAGATGCAGCATTGCAGGACAGGAGTATTGCCATGAGGAGAATG CAAAGAGGTTGGAATCCTATCAAGAGATGGATTCAGAGGATGAGGATTCAGCTGATCATCAGTGTGGCTCTTTGACCCATAGGTCAAAATGGCGGGGGCACGACTGCAGAGCTGTGAATAAACCTTTGAACAGAAGGTCTTTGAATCAGTTGTCTGGTAGTTACCCTGCATTAGTAAGGGAAGATGGAGAAGGTGATGTTCCCCACTCAGGACACGTTGCTTTCAGCAGCCCCATT GAAACAGATGTTGTACCAGACACACAACTGCTGGAGAAGTTCAGTCAAATTTCTTCTCGTTCCTATCAACAATCAGAAGAAGCTGGCCGCAAGTTATCTTTGGAGACAACATACATCACTGACTTCTTTCTTGCTCTGGCAATCTGTAATACTGTCGTAGTTTCAGTCCCCAATCAGCCACGTCAGAAG ATGAGACAGTCTTCACTGGGTAGGATGCCTATTAAATCGCTTGAGGAAATCAGGCAGATGTTCCAGAGATTGTCAGTCCGGAGACTAAGTTCCTCCCCACTTCCAAGTGTAAAAGAGTCATCATCTGAAAGCCCCAATAGTTTTGTGAGCAAACTGTCTATTTTCAGAATGAAACTGGCTTCACCTGCCTTGGATGGAGCTGCTCAAAGGGCTGCTGAGTGTCACAGTACTGACAGCCCAGAAGATTCCCAGGTGCCTCAAGAACTAGATACGGTGAATGTAGCTGCTGGCTGTGAACACAATAGTGCTGTGTCATCTATTGAATTGTCTCCCTTACCTAAACTATGTTATGAAGCTGAGAGTCCAGATGAAGCTGCCTTGGTTCATGCTGCTAGGgcttataaatgtattttacagtCTAGGACTCCAGATCAAGTAACTGTGGACTTTGCAGGTCTGGGATCTTTAACATTTCAGCTTTTGCACATCCTGCCTTTTGATTCAGTGCGGAAAAGGATGTCAGTGGTGGTTCGGCATCCCATCTCCAACAAAGTGCTGGTGTACACAAAAGGTGCAGACTCAGTCATGATGGATTTGTTGAGAACTGCATCTGAAG GTACTAATAATTCAGAAATGGAACAAAAGAAGATTAAAGAGAGAACTCAGAAGCATTTGGATGACTATGCCAGAAGAGGACTGCGCACTCTGTGTATTGCTAAGAAG GTGATGAGTGATGCAGAATATGCAGAGTGGTTAAATCATCATTTTTTAGCGGAAACCAGTATTGACAATAGGGAGGCACTGCTGCTTGAATCTGCCGTCAGGCTTGAGACCGAACTAACTTTGCTTG GTGCCACTGGCATTGAAGATCGCCTTCAGGAGGGTGTTCCAGACACAATACAGGCGTTACGGAAAGCGGGAATAAAAATATGGATGCTGACAGGTGACAAGAGAGAGACAGCTGTCAACATTGCCTATGCTTGTAAACTGCTGGAACCAGATGACAGAATCTTCACTCTCAAATCACAGAGTAGG GACGCCTGTGCCTTGGTGATGAGCAAAATTTTAGAAGGGATCCAGAAGAATACTTCTGCCAGCAAAAAAACCAGTCGGAAACTTGGGAGTGTTTCTCCAAGTCCCTCCACCCGAGCTCCAGGGTTCAGTGCAGGCCTGGTTATTGATGGAAGGACTTTAGAGCATGTCCTTCACGACAGcctacagaatattttcttggaACTCACAGAAAAATGTCGGGCTGTAGTCTGCTGCCAAGCCACACCACTGCAGAAGAGTATTGTGGTCAGACTGGTGCGAAATAAGCTAAAGGCAATGACATTAGCTGTAG gTGATGGTGCCAATGATGTCAGTATGATCCAGGTGGCTGACACTGGTGTGGGAATATCAGGCCAAGAAGGCATGCAG GCTGTGATGGCAAGTGACTTTGCAATCTCTCAGTTTAGACACCTCAAGAAGCTGCTGCTTGTCCATGGTCACTGGTGTTACACCAGACTTACCAACATGGTGCTTTACTTCTTCTACAAGAATGTG GCCTATGTGAACCTCCTGTTCTGGTACCAGTTCTTCTGTGGGTTTTCAGGCACATCAATGACTGACTATTGGATCTTGATTCTTTTCAATCTCCTTTTTACATCGGTGCCACCCATCGTTTATGGTGTCCTGGACAAAGATGTGCCTGCGGAGATACTCATGCAGCTCCCACAGCTGTACATGACGAGCCAGAAATCTGTG gctTACTTGCCTTCACCTTTCTGGATAACGTTGCTGGATGCTTTTTACCAAAGTCtcgtttgcttttttgtgccTTACTTT ACTTACTGTGGCTCAGACatagacattttttcttttggaaaccCTATAAACACAGCAGCGCTCTTCATAATACTGTTTCACCTTCTCATTGAGTGCAAGTCTGTG ACTTGGATACATACAGTAGTTATAGTTGGCAGCATCCTGTTATACTTCGTCTTCACTCTGGCTTTTGGGGCAACCTGTAAAACCCACAACCCCCCATCAAATCCTTATTGGATCATGGAAAAGCATATGACAGACCCAGTATTTTACTTAGTTTGCCTCCTGACTACTTGTGTTGCTCTGCTACCCAG ATATTTGTTGAGAGTTCTCCAAGGAACATTGTTTCTGTCTCCGGTGTTGAGAGCCAAGCACCTTGACAGACTGACCCCCAAGGAGCAGAGGGAAGCAATTAAGAGATGGGAAGATGACTGCATTGTAAACTGTAGAGTGGAGTTCCAGGCTACTTCTGGGTCTTCCAGCTCAGCCACAGGTGCTGTATCAGAGGAAGAAAGCATTGCCAGTGTTTTGCCAACATCTAAAGCACCTCTTCAGGCCTGTTCAAGACATGGGTTAGTAGAGGACACCTCCTTCTTACCAGACATTCAGGATGAGTCTGGGACTACAAATGGCTtgaactctgaaaaaaacatatttctgaatTCAGCAAAGGAAACTAATTCAGACACGTTTGGCAGTAATAACTCATGTGCCAAAGTCTCTATGTGTGCTTCTGAAGAGGGCAGCGGTGCTGTTTCTCTAGCACACAAAGCAGGTTTGAATTCTGTTTTGTGTGAAGAAGATGCTTTAATGCATTTTACAAAGTCGGAATGCTGTTTAAAACCCAAGAGTAGTAACTGCTGA
- the ATP10D gene encoding phospholipid-transporting ATPase VD isoform X1 — MADPIRWARYRWQRLISTEGREGSSSNSSNKCYQSSKTTGKHRIVIPCLGHFKEEYEKVSKLYMNNQIRTTKYTLLNFLPRNLFEQFHRVANLYFLFLVVLNWVPLVEAFQKEITMLPLVVVLTIIAVKDGLEDYSKYKMDKQINNLLTKVYSRKEKKYIDECWKNVNVGDFIRLSRNEIIPADMVLLYSSDLDGICYIETAGLDGETNLKQRQVVRGYSEQVSEIDPEKFSSRIECESPNNDLSRFQGFVEHSNKDRVGLSKENLLLRGCTVRNTEAVVGIVVYAGHETKAMLNNSGPHYKRSKLERKVNTDILWCVLLLILMCLTGAIGHGIWLSRYSEIPFFNIPEPDGKSIPPTLAGFNMFWTMIILLQVLIPVSLYVSIEIVKLGQIYLIQNDIDFYHEKTDSTIQCRALNIAEDLGQIQYIFSDKTGTLTENKMVFRRCSIAGQEYCHEENAKRLESYQEMDSEDEDSADHQCGSLTHRSKWRGHDCRAVNKPLNRRSLNQLSGSYPALVREDGEGDVPHSGHVAFSSPIETDVVPDTQLLEKFSQISSRSYQQSEEAGRKLSLETTYITDFFLALAICNTVVVSVPNQPRQKMRQSSLGRMPIKSLEEIRQMFQRLSVRRLSSSPLPSVKESSSESPNSFVSKLSIFRMKLASPALDGAAQRAAECHSTDSPEDSQVPQELDTVNVAAGCEHNSAVSSIELSPLPKLCYEAESPDEAALVHAARAYKCILQSRTPDQVTVDFAGLGSLTFQLLHILPFDSVRKRMSVVVRHPISNKVLVYTKGADSVMMDLLRTASEVGTNNSEMEQKKIKERTQKHLDDYARRGLRTLCIAKKVMSDAEYAEWLNHHFLAETSIDNREALLLESAVRLETELTLLGATGIEDRLQEGVPDTIQALRKAGIKIWMLTGDKRETAVNIAYACKLLEPDDRIFTLKSQSRDACALVMSKILEGIQKNTSASKKTSRKLGSVSPSPSTRAPGFSAGLVIDGRTLEHVLHDSLQNIFLELTEKCRAVVCCQATPLQKSIVVRLVRNKLKAMTLAVGDGANDVSMIQVADTGVGISGQEGMQAVMASDFAISQFRHLKKLLLVHGHWCYTRLTNMVLYFFYKNVAYVNLLFWYQFFCGFSGTSMTDYWILILFNLLFTSVPPIVYGVLDKDVPAEILMQLPQLYMTSQKSVAYLPSPFWITLLDAFYQSLVCFFVPYFTYCGSDIDIFSFGNPINTAALFIILFHLLIECKSVTWIHTVVIVGSILLYFVFTLAFGATCKTHNPPSNPYWIMEKHMTDPVFYLVCLLTTCVALLPRYLLRVLQGTLFLSPVLRAKHLDRLTPKEQREAIKRWEDDCIVNCRVEFQATSGSSSSATGAVSEEESIASVLPTSKAPLQACSRHGLVEDTSFLPDIQDESGTTNGLNSEKNIFLNSAKETNSDTFGSNNSCAKVSMCASEEGSGAVSLAHKAGLNSVLCEEDALMHFTKSECCLKPKSSNC; from the exons ATGGCAGATCCCATCCGCTGGGCCCGATACCGTTGGCAGCGACTGATATCTACAGAGGGCAGAGAAGGTAGCAGCAGCAATTCAAGTAACAAGTGCTATCAGTCATCAAAAACTACTGGCAAACATAGGATAGTGATACCCTGTTTGGGACATTTTAAGGAAGAGTATGAAAAAGTATCAAAACTGTACATGAACAACCAAATACGGACTACTAAGTATACTTTATTGAATTTTTTACCACGGAATTTATTTGAACAATTTCACAG aGTTGCCAATTTGTATTTCCTATTTCTAGTTGTCCTCAATTGGGTTCCTCTGGTGGAAGCCTtccaaaaagaaattacaatgCTACCTCTAGTAGTGGTTCTGACAATTATTGCAGTGAAAGATGGTCTGGAAGATTACTCAAAGTACAAAATGGATAAACAGATAAACAACTTACTAACCAAAGTATATAGCAG gaaggagaagaaatacaTAGATGAATGCTGGAAAAATGTCAATGTTGGGGACTTCATCCGGCTTTCACGTAACGAAATAATTCCTGCTGACATGGTGCTGTTATATTCTAGTGACCTGGATGGGATCTGTTACATTGAAACAGCAGGCCTTGATGGAGAAACCAATCTAAAGCAGAGGCAGGTGGTGAGAGGATATTCAGAGCAG GTCTCTGAAATTGATCCAGAAAAATTTTCTAGTAGAATAGAGTGTGAAAGTCCTAACAATGACCTCAGTCGCTTCCAAGGCTTTGT cGAGCATTCAAACAAGGATCGAGTGGGCCTCAGCAAGGAGAACTTACTACTCCGAGGATGCACAGTGAGAAACACAGAAGCTGTTGTAGGCATAGTGGTATATGCAG GTCATGAAACCAAAGCCATGCTGAATAACAGCGGCCCGCATTACAAGCGCAGtaaattggaaagaaaagtgaaCACTGATATTCTTTGGTGTGTTCTGCTTCTAATTTTGATGTGTTTAACTGGTGCGATAG GCCATGGAATTTGGTTAAGTAGGTATTCggaaatacctttttttaacaTCCCTGAGCCAGATGGGAAATCGATTCCTCCAACATTAGCAGGGTTCAATATGTTCTGGACGATGATCATTTTATTACAG GTCTTGATCCCAGTTTCTCTCTATGTTTCGATTGAAATTGTCAAATTGGGACAAATTTATTTAATACAGAATGACATTGATTTTTACCATGAGAAAACAGACTCAACAATTCAGTGTCGAGCACTGAATATTGCTGAAGACCTTGGCCAGATTCAGTATATCTTCTCTGACAAGACTGGAACCCTCACTGAAAATAAGATGGTTTTTCGGAGATGCAGCATTGCAGGACAGGAGTATTGCCATGAGGAGAATG CAAAGAGGTTGGAATCCTATCAAGAGATGGATTCAGAGGATGAGGATTCAGCTGATCATCAGTGTGGCTCTTTGACCCATAGGTCAAAATGGCGGGGGCACGACTGCAGAGCTGTGAATAAACCTTTGAACAGAAGGTCTTTGAATCAGTTGTCTGGTAGTTACCCTGCATTAGTAAGGGAAGATGGAGAAGGTGATGTTCCCCACTCAGGACACGTTGCTTTCAGCAGCCCCATT GAAACAGATGTTGTACCAGACACACAACTGCTGGAGAAGTTCAGTCAAATTTCTTCTCGTTCCTATCAACAATCAGAAGAAGCTGGCCGCAAGTTATCTTTGGAGACAACATACATCACTGACTTCTTTCTTGCTCTGGCAATCTGTAATACTGTCGTAGTTTCAGTCCCCAATCAGCCACGTCAGAAG ATGAGACAGTCTTCACTGGGTAGGATGCCTATTAAATCGCTTGAGGAAATCAGGCAGATGTTCCAGAGATTGTCAGTCCGGAGACTAAGTTCCTCCCCACTTCCAAGTGTAAAAGAGTCATCATCTGAAAGCCCCAATAGTTTTGTGAGCAAACTGTCTATTTTCAGAATGAAACTGGCTTCACCTGCCTTGGATGGAGCTGCTCAAAGGGCTGCTGAGTGTCACAGTACTGACAGCCCAGAAGATTCCCAGGTGCCTCAAGAACTAGATACGGTGAATGTAGCTGCTGGCTGTGAACACAATAGTGCTGTGTCATCTATTGAATTGTCTCCCTTACCTAAACTATGTTATGAAGCTGAGAGTCCAGATGAAGCTGCCTTGGTTCATGCTGCTAGGgcttataaatgtattttacagtCTAGGACTCCAGATCAAGTAACTGTGGACTTTGCAGGTCTGGGATCTTTAACATTTCAGCTTTTGCACATCCTGCCTTTTGATTCAGTGCGGAAAAGGATGTCAGTGGTGGTTCGGCATCCCATCTCCAACAAAGTGCTGGTGTACACAAAAGGTGCAGACTCAGTCATGATGGATTTGTTGAGAACTGCATCTGAAG TAGGTACTAATAATTCAGAAATGGAACAAAAGAAGATTAAAGAGAGAACTCAGAAGCATTTGGATGACTATGCCAGAAGAGGACTGCGCACTCTGTGTATTGCTAAGAAG GTGATGAGTGATGCAGAATATGCAGAGTGGTTAAATCATCATTTTTTAGCGGAAACCAGTATTGACAATAGGGAGGCACTGCTGCTTGAATCTGCCGTCAGGCTTGAGACCGAACTAACTTTGCTTG GTGCCACTGGCATTGAAGATCGCCTTCAGGAGGGTGTTCCAGACACAATACAGGCGTTACGGAAAGCGGGAATAAAAATATGGATGCTGACAGGTGACAAGAGAGAGACAGCTGTCAACATTGCCTATGCTTGTAAACTGCTGGAACCAGATGACAGAATCTTCACTCTCAAATCACAGAGTAGG GACGCCTGTGCCTTGGTGATGAGCAAAATTTTAGAAGGGATCCAGAAGAATACTTCTGCCAGCAAAAAAACCAGTCGGAAACTTGGGAGTGTTTCTCCAAGTCCCTCCACCCGAGCTCCAGGGTTCAGTGCAGGCCTGGTTATTGATGGAAGGACTTTAGAGCATGTCCTTCACGACAGcctacagaatattttcttggaACTCACAGAAAAATGTCGGGCTGTAGTCTGCTGCCAAGCCACACCACTGCAGAAGAGTATTGTGGTCAGACTGGTGCGAAATAAGCTAAAGGCAATGACATTAGCTGTAG gTGATGGTGCCAATGATGTCAGTATGATCCAGGTGGCTGACACTGGTGTGGGAATATCAGGCCAAGAAGGCATGCAG GCTGTGATGGCAAGTGACTTTGCAATCTCTCAGTTTAGACACCTCAAGAAGCTGCTGCTTGTCCATGGTCACTGGTGTTACACCAGACTTACCAACATGGTGCTTTACTTCTTCTACAAGAATGTG GCCTATGTGAACCTCCTGTTCTGGTACCAGTTCTTCTGTGGGTTTTCAGGCACATCAATGACTGACTATTGGATCTTGATTCTTTTCAATCTCCTTTTTACATCGGTGCCACCCATCGTTTATGGTGTCCTGGACAAAGATGTGCCTGCGGAGATACTCATGCAGCTCCCACAGCTGTACATGACGAGCCAGAAATCTGTG gctTACTTGCCTTCACCTTTCTGGATAACGTTGCTGGATGCTTTTTACCAAAGTCtcgtttgcttttttgtgccTTACTTT ACTTACTGTGGCTCAGACatagacattttttcttttggaaaccCTATAAACACAGCAGCGCTCTTCATAATACTGTTTCACCTTCTCATTGAGTGCAAGTCTGTG ACTTGGATACATACAGTAGTTATAGTTGGCAGCATCCTGTTATACTTCGTCTTCACTCTGGCTTTTGGGGCAACCTGTAAAACCCACAACCCCCCATCAAATCCTTATTGGATCATGGAAAAGCATATGACAGACCCAGTATTTTACTTAGTTTGCCTCCTGACTACTTGTGTTGCTCTGCTACCCAG ATATTTGTTGAGAGTTCTCCAAGGAACATTGTTTCTGTCTCCGGTGTTGAGAGCCAAGCACCTTGACAGACTGACCCCCAAGGAGCAGAGGGAAGCAATTAAGAGATGGGAAGATGACTGCATTGTAAACTGTAGAGTGGAGTTCCAGGCTACTTCTGGGTCTTCCAGCTCAGCCACAGGTGCTGTATCAGAGGAAGAAAGCATTGCCAGTGTTTTGCCAACATCTAAAGCACCTCTTCAGGCCTGTTCAAGACATGGGTTAGTAGAGGACACCTCCTTCTTACCAGACATTCAGGATGAGTCTGGGACTACAAATGGCTtgaactctgaaaaaaacatatttctgaatTCAGCAAAGGAAACTAATTCAGACACGTTTGGCAGTAATAACTCATGTGCCAAAGTCTCTATGTGTGCTTCTGAAGAGGGCAGCGGTGCTGTTTCTCTAGCACACAAAGCAGGTTTGAATTCTGTTTTGTGTGAAGAAGATGCTTTAATGCATTTTACAAAGTCGGAATGCTGTTTAAAACCCAAGAGTAGTAACTGCTGA